The DNA segment TTGAACCTGGGGGTCATCGGCGGCGGAACCACCGAAAACGCCATCTGCGAGGAGGCCTGGGTGACCCTCGACATGCGGTGCCCGGACCCGGCGGGCCTGAAAAAACTTGAGGACAGCGTCCTGAGCGCCATGGAAAAGGCCATCACCGACTCCGGCGCCGTCTTCAGGAAGGAACTGCTCATGGACATCACCGCCGGTCAGCAGCCCAACCCCGCCGGTCTGGACGTGGTTCAGGCGGCCGTGGTCGCTCTGAAGGATTTGGGATACGACGACGTTCCCCTCAGCGGAGAGGGGGCCACGGACGGCAACGTTTCCGTCTCTCTCGGCATTCCCACCGTCTCCGTGGGGGTCATCTCCTCCGAAAACGCCCACTCCCTTCAGGAGCGCGCCCGGGTCGACAGCTTTGCCACGGGCATGAAACAGCTCATGATGATGGTGACGCGTTTAAAGTGAAAATATAAAAAAATAAATAAATGAAGTGAACAAAGATAGTTAAAGCAAATCTTGATCAAATTCAGCAGGAAAGGGTTTCGATTTTATGTGTTCTGATTCCGAACCGGGTTTTCCGGAAAAGCCGTCCGCAGGAAGCGCGTTGGAAAGCAGACGGAAGGCGTCGCTGATTCTGGAGAACGGGCCAGTATTCCAGGGCTATTCGTTCGGCAGCGAGACGCCCGCGGCGGGAGAGGTCGTTTTCAACACCTCCATGGTGGGTTATCCGGAGAGTTTGACGGACCCCTCCTATGTGGGGCAGATTCTCACCGTGACTTATCCGCTGGTGGGCAACTACGGCGTTCCTCCCGACACGCGAAAAGACGGGGTTTACGATTATTACGAGTCGGAAAAAATCCACGTCACAGGCCTCATCATCTCCTCCTATTCCGCCCGATACAGCCACTGGAACGCCACAAAGAGCCTGGGCGACTGGCTGAAGGAGCATCGGGTTCCCGGCCTTTACGGCATCGACACCCGGGAGCTGACGAAGTTCCTTCGGGAGCGGGGCGCCATGAACGGTAAAATCGTCTTCGACTCCCCCGACGAGATTCCCTTCGACGACCCCGGCCAGCGCAACCTGGTGGCGGAGGCCAGCTGCTGCGACATCATCCATTACGGCGTCGAAAATACGGGTAAACACGTGGTTCTGGTGGACTGCGGGGTCAAGCA comes from the Synergistaceae bacterium genome and includes:
- the carA gene encoding glutamine-hydrolyzing carbamoyl-phosphate synthase small subunit translates to MESRRKASLILENGPVFQGYSFGSETPAAGEVVFNTSMVGYPESLTDPSYVGQILTVTYPLVGNYGVPPDTRKDGVYDYYESEKIHVTGLIISSYSARYSHWNATKSLGDWLKEHRVPGLYGIDTRELTKFLRERGAMNGKIVFDSPDEIPFDDPGQRNLVAEASCCDIIHYGVENTGKHVVLVDCGVKHNIIRCFLKRNVRLTRVPWDYDFNTLEWDGLFISNGPGDPALCGTAVGHLRAALEGDKPVFGICMGNQLMALAAGAKTYKLKYGHRSHNQPVQIRNTTKCFVTSQNHGYAVDTGTLPDDWEPLFVNMNDQTNEGIRHKTKPFFSAQFHPEASSGPTDTEFLFDRFMEAMETGTMEGGEAR